TGCGGCGGTGAAGGTGCAGGTGGCGGTTTTAGGCGTTTTCGCCGCATCAAGACCAGTTGCGGAAATATCTACATGACTGGTACCTGCCGTTCCTGTCGGAAGCACTGCCGATGCTGCCGCCCCTTGCGTGCAGACTACACTTATCGCGACATTCTGAATTGCATTTCCATGATCGTCGGTAAGTGAAAGCAAGACTGAACCGCCATCGGTAAGCGCAGACGGTGACGCTTGCAATACTGGTGCACCGCCGACCGCGATCTTGACCGTTTTTTGCTGTCCATCTGCGGAGATAACCACGTCTGGCGCCGTTGTTCCGGTATTGGTCAAACCGCTGGTTACGACGATACCCGTCGCACAGCCGCTCGCGTCAGTCGGACTCATAAAGAAGCCGCTGGACTGACCCACAGCGGGAGGTGCTGGGGGATCGATGGTTGCGAAACCACTACCGGTATTCTCAAACGCGAAGCCAATCACTTGCTGTGCCATCGGTTGGATGAGCGCATCGGTCACGCAAACTAGAATAGTTGTAGTGGTATTGCCGACGATACTGGACGGTACCGATAGCACAGCTGGTGCAACGCCGGGATAACCGGAGGCGGCAACATCGCCAATAGTCTTCGTACCGCTCGCTGTAGTGGCAGTACCCTGTGCCCACACATAGGCATATTGGCCCAAATGCGACGCGGCATAGGTCATGGAAGCGGACGCGACACCCACTGAGTTCGTTGTGACAGCAGCCGTGATATTGCCGGCGGTAGCATGACCAATTACATATGGAATTACGCCAAAATTATTTACCGACACACCCGTGTCATCGTTAGGATTAAACGGTGATGCAACGGTGAGCTGGGTATCTGTTTCGACGGACTGAATTTTTCGCGAGCTTTCGAGATCACGATTGCCAATCGGCGCTGCATAGCCATCAAATGTTGTCGAGTGGCCAAACACAAGCAAGGTATCGCCTGGCCCCGCACCACCACCGGCTGTTTTGAAATGACCGCTAGCCAGATCTGTGAAGATCGTGCCATTTTCCTTCGGATCACCAGACGCGCCCGTGATGAGGAAGTTCCCCGAACCGAAATTTATGCTGTTCGAGGCAGGCGCATCCACCAGACCAAAATTGATTACGGTACCGGGTAACACCGGATTACCGGCTCGGTCCGTAGCAGTAGCGCTCTGGACAATGCTGTAAGTGGCATTAGGATCGCCGGGGGTGGTACTTGAGCTACTGACCTGACCTGATATCGAATTTACAGTGAGGCCATTGACCACCGGCGAGGAGATTGCGATGCTGAAAAGTTTGCCATCCGAAACGATCATGGTAATCGTAGCGCTCACGGGATCCTGTATGCCGGTATCCACATTGTTGTCGGAGCGATCAGCTGTTGCCTTTATCTGAATCGGACCAGTTTGTGTTCCAGCAATAAATACGACATTGGCAATACCGCCCGAAGTATGGGTTCGCACGCTTGTGGCACCCTGCGGGGACGACACACCGGCAGCGTTGACCGCGGACAAACTTGCGTGCCCCGGATTATCGCCAATGATATCGAATTGGATATTGTCATAAGCATTATTGCCAGAGCCTGGATCAGGAACCGGTACGGAGGCACCGGTCTGCACTACGGCAGTAATCGTCGAACTGCTAGTACCACCGGATGTGGATGTATATACCGCATTAGTTTGGGTGGATAGCGATACCGTAGCCGGCAGCGGAGGAACCGTGCTGACAATATTCACCGTGACGCTGGCACTTATCGTCTGACCACTATCGGGATCTACTGCGGTCACGATCAACGTCGCCACACCAGGAGTGCCCTGCGCATGGATGAATACCGTACCTTGTCCGCCGGTTACGTTTACCGGGCCACTGCCGAGCTCGGTCAGAAATTCGTTGCCCTCTGCAGTTGGCGGAATCTTGGTTGCACCAACCCAAGGCGTTGCTGGATCATCCAGTATCGAAAATGCCGCAATCTGCAATGGCGCTATTGAGGTATTGTCTTTTTCAGTACCGGTGATCAACTGACCACTCTGATGCCTGCGCGTAATTGTCACCTCGCCCATATACGGCGAACCAATAAACGGAAAATCACCAGCGTTTGGATTTAGCGGCAGGGTTATTGTGCTTGGGCTAAGAGTCAGGCGCTGATCAGTTGTGCTACCGCTAACAGTGATATCAACCGCAGTGCTAATAGTGGATTGCGCGGTATTTACAGTCGAGAAAACCAGATGAGCGCCGCCTGTGTTTACACCGCTACTGAATCGGAATGCAGCAACTCCTCCAGTAGTTACGCCACTAGCAGTCGAGCTACCTACCGTTGCGCTACCGTTCGTGATCACGCCAATTGCTGTCGGCGTTAGCAAGGCATTGATAGATGTGCCATCTTTGGCTAGTGAATTATCAGAATTCCTCGCCGTAATCGTGATATCCACGAAATTATTGGTTGATATCGTACCGGTTGCTGATGACGCCGTGAGTGACGCCACCTGTGCTGAACCTGGCGGTGGCTGAAATGCGCCACCCGTACCGCCACCACCGCCGCCACAACTTGTCAGTGTCAGGGCGATCAGCAGCAAGCTGAGCTTGTTGATCAAGGCCTTCATTATTTCGTCTCCGTGCTCGCGTAAGGGTTATATTTCCACCACAGCGGGCGGGGGTTATTTAAGGGTATCGCTAAGAATACGTGGGGTGACGAAGATCAGCAGCTCCGCCTTGTTGTTCGAGTTTGATTTATCGCGAAACAAGAGGCCAACAGCCGGCAGGTCGCCAAGAAAAGGTACCTTGTTTACATTTTCGATCTTGGTCGCTTCATACACGCCACCGAGCACGACGGTCTGGGCATTGTCTACCAGGACGGATGTATTGATTTCGCGTGTATCAATCTGCGGTACTACACCACCGCCAGGAATCGAGATGAACGAATTCAGACTGTCCTTTTTAACGTGCATGGCAAGATATACACGATTGTCGGCGGTAATCGTGGGAGTCACACGTAGCTCGAGCACGGC
The sequence above is drawn from the Pseudolysobacter antarcticus genome and encodes:
- a CDS encoding beta strand repeat-containing protein, which codes for MKALINKLSLLLIALTLTSCGGGGGGTGGAFQPPPGSAQVASLTASSATGTISTNNFVDITITARNSDNSLAKDGTSINALLTPTAIGVITNGSATVGSSTASGVTTGGVAAFRFSSGVNTGGAHLVFSTVNTAQSTISTAVDITVSGSTTDQRLTLSPSTITLPLNPNAGDFPFIGSPYMGEVTITRRHQSGQLITGTEKDNTSIAPLQIAAFSILDDPATPWVGATKIPPTAEGNEFLTELGSGPVNVTGGQGTVFIHAQGTPGVATLIVTAVDPDSGQTISASVTVNIVSTVPPLPATVSLSTQTNAVYTSTSGGTSSSTITAVVQTGASVPVPDPGSGNNAYDNIQFDIIGDNPGHASLSAVNAAGVSSPQGATSVRTHTSGGIANVVFIAGTQTGPIQIKATADRSDNNVDTGIQDPVSATITMIVSDGKLFSIAISSPVVNGLTVNSISGQVSSSSTTPGDPNATYSIVQSATATDRAGNPVLPGTVINFGLVDAPASNSINFGSGNFLITGASGDPKENGTIFTDLASGHFKTAGGGAGPGDTLLVFGHSTTFDGYAAPIGNRDLESSRKIQSVETDTQLTVASPFNPNDDTGVSVNNFGVIPYVIGHATAGNITAAVTTNSVGVASASMTYAASHLGQYAYVWAQGTATTASGTKTIGDVAASGYPGVAPAVLSVPSSIVGNTTTTILVCVTDALIQPMAQQVIGFAFENTGSGFATIDPPAPPAVGQSSGFFMSPTDASGCATGIVVTSGLTNTGTTAPDVVISADGQQKTVKIAVGGAPVLQASPSALTDGGSVLLSLTDDHGNAIQNVAISVVCTQGAAASAVLPTGTAGTSHVDISATGLDAAKTPKTATCTFTAADGATAIVNVTGRDICLTDKTATGCDAIPQTQVTVNLQNAGDPGHIVKGSVTVSGTELTLPSSGGCSIAGTATSASCGYSFDKGTQVSLKAVPSGATQFFGWTGGCGTTSGLNANFTAGADATCTANFICTAASCP